One region of Microbacterium sp. M28 genomic DNA includes:
- a CDS encoding DUF262 domain-containing protein: MATATNVEATAVNTIEWLAAPATTIVVPVYQRQYRWDIGACERLLSDVRAVAGEDDAHRHFIGSILSAQDALDTDLILIDGQQRITTLMLLVAALHHAVRGQDAVMAAELERVLVRADDDSRTKLRPHHAWADLYETVVLDRRDDADRESRFDDNYAFFRSQVHADEAPRIWRGLKKLEHVSITLGPQANAQQIFESLNSTGEPLRDHELIHNYILMGLTHAEQLDVEERFWLPIERHTGETIGAFWRHYLVMRTGREVAAGGEHGVYSAFRHSFPRVDVAHLEADAEIWRHFAEIYGILLDPSRETDAEIRRQLEFVNTFGRAAYPLVLRVYSDHSRGLIERGELLETLEWVQAMYLRRAIVNLPTDRLIARLCRARTAGREALMRAIARITPSDERVSAVLKYGELPHAAYVLGRLQDVEDAAGLDLEHIVPAAPGDAWSGGGARTWSELTEDEQNSHRALAPTLGNLTLLEQHLTERVFGSSFPDKQRDAYARSAIADTRALAELDEWGTAAITRRTVRLTADLVRIWARPELPEIDDDGLTPILDAVRRRGWPAGWDREFSYVEYRGEHWDVRDVKYLFNRVFRRAWTDDRAAALAYSARHGGPIYDGMAWKGQWDELDGSHFLYMGWDSNYMMNAVQGVLEESGIASEVFVKYSYIGDVM; the protein is encoded by the coding sequence ATGGCAACGGCCACCAACGTCGAAGCGACCGCAGTAAACACGATCGAATGGCTCGCCGCCCCCGCCACGACCATCGTCGTGCCGGTCTATCAGCGGCAGTACCGCTGGGACATCGGCGCCTGCGAGCGGCTGCTCTCGGACGTGCGAGCGGTGGCGGGCGAGGACGACGCGCACCGGCACTTCATCGGGTCGATCCTGTCCGCTCAGGATGCCTTGGACACTGATCTCATCCTCATCGATGGTCAGCAGCGCATCACCACGCTCATGCTGCTGGTCGCGGCGCTCCACCACGCGGTGCGCGGGCAGGACGCCGTCATGGCCGCGGAACTCGAGCGGGTGCTCGTACGCGCGGACGACGACAGCCGGACGAAACTGCGTCCGCACCACGCATGGGCCGACCTGTACGAGACGGTCGTGCTGGACCGCCGCGACGACGCCGATCGGGAATCCCGGTTCGACGACAACTACGCGTTCTTCCGCAGCCAGGTGCACGCCGATGAGGCTCCGCGCATCTGGCGAGGACTGAAGAAGCTCGAACACGTCTCGATCACTCTCGGACCGCAGGCGAACGCGCAGCAGATCTTCGAGAGCCTCAACTCCACCGGCGAGCCGCTGCGCGATCACGAGCTGATCCACAACTACATCCTGATGGGTCTCACGCACGCCGAGCAGCTGGACGTCGAGGAACGGTTCTGGCTCCCGATCGAGCGCCACACCGGTGAGACGATCGGCGCCTTCTGGCGGCACTACCTCGTCATGCGCACGGGGCGGGAGGTCGCCGCGGGCGGCGAGCACGGCGTGTACAGCGCGTTCCGGCATTCGTTCCCTCGGGTCGACGTGGCACACCTCGAGGCGGATGCGGAGATCTGGCGGCACTTCGCGGAGATCTACGGCATCCTGCTGGACCCGTCACGCGAGACGGACGCGGAGATCCGGCGTCAGCTGGAGTTCGTGAACACGTTCGGCCGTGCGGCGTATCCGCTCGTGCTGCGCGTCTACAGCGATCATTCCCGTGGCCTCATCGAGCGCGGCGAGTTGCTCGAGACGCTGGAGTGGGTGCAGGCGATGTACCTGCGCCGGGCGATCGTGAATCTCCCCACCGACCGGCTGATCGCACGCCTGTGCAGAGCGCGAACGGCGGGACGCGAGGCGCTGATGCGCGCGATCGCCCGCATCACACCGTCGGACGAGCGCGTGAGCGCCGTCCTCAAGTACGGCGAGCTCCCCCACGCCGCCTATGTGCTCGGCAGACTCCAGGATGTCGAGGATGCCGCCGGCCTCGACCTGGAGCACATCGTGCCGGCAGCTCCTGGCGACGCCTGGTCCGGAGGCGGAGCGCGCACGTGGAGCGAGCTCACGGAGGACGAGCAGAACAGTCACCGGGCCCTCGCTCCCACCCTGGGCAACCTCACCCTTCTCGAGCAGCACCTCACGGAGCGCGTCTTCGGCTCGTCGTTCCCGGACAAGCAGCGGGATGCGTATGCGCGCAGCGCGATCGCCGACACCCGTGCTCTCGCGGAGCTGGACGAATGGGGCACGGCAGCGATCACTCGACGGACCGTACGATTGACCGCCGATCTCGTGCGGATCTGGGCACGGCCCGAACTGCCGGAGATCGACGACGACGGGCTCACACCGATCCTGGACGCGGTCCGGCGTCGAGGCTGGCCCGCCGGGTGGGATCGTGAGTTCTCGTACGTCGAGTATCGCGGTGAGCACTGGGACGTCCGCGACGTGAAGTACCTCTTCAACCGGGTCTTCCGGCGCGCATGGACGGATGATCGTGCCGCGGCGCTCGCCTACAGCGCGCGCCACGGGGGGCCGATCTACGACGGGATGGCCTGGAAGGGCCAATGGGACGAACTCGACGGGTCGCACTTCCTCTACATGGGCTGGGACTCGAACTACATGATGAACGCCGTGCAGGGAGTGCTCGAGGAGTCGGGCATCGCGTCAGAGGTCTTCGTCAAGTACTCCTACATCGGGGATGTGATGTGA
- a CDS encoding DUF3145 domain-containing protein, whose protein sequence is MATAYARGVVYIHSAPRALCPHLEWAVGRAIGRAVNFDWAEQPVLEGSRRAEFYWDGPVGTGAALATAIRGWEHLRFEVTEDPTPRSDGGRWLHTPDLGIHYAQTDAAGNIVIGEDRIRYAMEIAAGNAVELQRELDVALGSAWDEELEPFRHASDDARVVWLHKVG, encoded by the coding sequence ATGGCGACGGCTTACGCACGCGGAGTGGTGTACATCCACTCCGCACCTCGCGCGCTCTGCCCGCACCTCGAATGGGCGGTGGGACGCGCCATTGGTCGTGCGGTGAACTTCGACTGGGCCGAGCAGCCCGTGCTCGAAGGATCTCGTCGTGCCGAGTTCTACTGGGACGGCCCGGTCGGCACAGGCGCCGCGCTGGCAACCGCGATCCGCGGCTGGGAGCACCTGCGTTTCGAGGTCACGGAAGACCCGACGCCGCGGAGCGACGGCGGACGCTGGCTGCACACGCCGGATCTCGGCATCCACTACGCGCAGACCGATGCCGCGGGCAACATCGTGATCGGCGAGGATCGCATCCGCTACGCCATGGAGATCGCGGCCGGAAACGCCGTCGAGCTGCAGCGTGAACTCGACGTCGCACTCGGCTCGGCATGGGACGAAGAGCTCGAGCCGTTCCGTCACGCCAGCGACGACGCACGCGTCGTCTGGCTGCACAAGGTCGGCTGA